Proteins encoded by one window of Arachis ipaensis cultivar K30076 chromosome B04, Araip1.1, whole genome shotgun sequence:
- the LOC107638248 gene encoding squalene monooxygenase isoform X3, producing MCDLVLRSKCLNHFNFSFTCNNNLILIKNSLFLRIESHSFTRNTHICKGRKLNADVIIVGAGVAGSALAYTLAKDGRCVHVIEKDLRVPNRINGELLQPGGYIKLKELGLEDCLEQIDAQQVLGYILYKDRENIKLPYPLENYHADVAGRSFHNGRFIQRLREKTTALPCVQMNEGTVTSLLWKDNKTVIGVQYKSKDGKEHKAYAPLTIVCDGCFSKLRHSLCHPKVEVPSCFVGLILENCQLPFENHGHVILANPSPILFYRISSTEVRCLVDIPGQKVPPIGNGKMANFLKTMVAPQIPAELHDAFISAIDTENIRIMPNGYMPAEPIPTPGALLIGDAFNMRHPLTGGGMTVALSDIVVLRDLLKPLTDLNDVDSLCKCLGSFYILRKCAFGIIFPIIRDEGVRQMFFPATVPEFYRSPSAR from the exons ATGTGCGATCTCGTTCTCCGCTCCAAATGCCTCAACCACTTCAATTTCAGTTTCACCTGTAACAACAATCTAATTCTCATTAAGAACTCTCTTTTCCTTCGTATTGAATCCCATTCATTCACAAGAAACACTCATATTTGTAAAGGCCGAAAGCTCAATGCTGACGTCATCATCGTCGGCGCGGGTGTGGCTGGTTCTGCTCTCGCTTACACACTTGCAAAG GATGGAAGGTGTGTCCATGTTATTGAGAAGGATTTGAGAGTGCCAAACAGAATTAATGGAGAACTCCTCCAGCCCGGAGGGTACATAAAGTTAAAGGAATTAGGGCTAGAAG ACTGTCTGGAGCAAATCGATGCACAACAGGTGCTAGGTTACATTCTCTACAAGGATAGAGAAAATATTAAATTACCTTATCCATTGGAAAACTATCATGCTGATGTGGCTGGTAGGAGCTTTCACAATGGACGATTTATACAAAGGTTGAGAGAAAAAACTACGGCACTCCCATG TGTACAAATGAATGAAGGCACTGTAACTTCTCTTCTTTGGAAGGACAATAAAACTGTTATTGGTGTTCAGTACAAATCTAAAGATGGTAAAGAGCACAAAGCTTATGCTCCCCTCACAATTGTTTGTGATGGCTGTTTCTCAAAGTTGCGTCATTCTCTCTGTCACCCCAAG GTAGAAGTACCTTCTTGTTTTGTCGGTTTAATCCTGGAGAATTGTCAACTCCCATTTGAAAACCATGGCCATGTTATTCTGGCAAATCCTTCCCCAATCTTATTTTATCGTATAAGCAGCACAGAGGTTCGCTGCTTAGTTGATATACCTGGTCAAAAGGTACCTCCTATAGGTAATGGCAAAATGGCCAACTTCTTGAAGACTATGGTGGCTCCTCAG ATTCCAGCTGAACTTCATGATGCTTTCATATCTGCGATTGACACAGAAAATATTAGAATCATGCCTAATGGTTATATGCCAGCTGAACCCATTCCTACTCCTGGAGCTCTTTTAATAGGTGATGCTTTCAACATGCGTCATCCTTTGACTGGTGGAGGAATGACAGTGGCACTATCTGATATTGTTGTGCTGCGTGATCTGCTTAAGCCGCTAACTGACCTAAATGATGTAGATTCATTATGCAAatgtcttggatccttttacatCTTGCGTAAG TGTGCATTTGGCATAATATTCCCCATCATCAGGGATGAAGGAGTGAGGCAAATGTTCTTTCCAGCGACAGTACCAGAATTTTATAGGAGTCCGTCTGCTCGGTGA
- the LOC107638248 gene encoding squalene monooxygenase isoform X1, giving the protein MCDLVLRSKCLNHFNFSFTCNNNLILIKNSLFLRIESHSFTRNTHICKGRKLNADVIIVGAGVAGSALAYTLAKDGRCVHVIEKDLRVPNRINGELLQPGGYIKLKELGLEDCLEQIDAQQVLGYILYKDRENIKLPYPLENYHADVAGRSFHNGRFIQRLREKTTALPCVQMNEGTVTSLLWKDNKTVIGVQYKSKDGKEHKAYAPLTIVCDGCFSKLRHSLCHPKVEVPSCFVGLILENCQLPFENHGHVILANPSPILFYRISSTEVRCLVDIPGQKVPPIGNGKMANFLKTMVAPQIPAELHDAFISAIDTENIRIMPNGYMPAEPIPTPGALLIGDAFNMRHPLTGGGMTVALSDIVVLRDLLKPLTDLNDVDSLCKCLGSFYILRKPLASTINTLAGALYIVFSASSDQASNELREACFDYLSLGTIFSSGPMSLLSGLNPHPLSLVLHFFAVAIYGVGRLLFPFPSFRCTWIGARLILCAFGIIFPIIRDEGVRQMFFPATVPEFYRSPSAR; this is encoded by the exons ATGTGCGATCTCGTTCTCCGCTCCAAATGCCTCAACCACTTCAATTTCAGTTTCACCTGTAACAACAATCTAATTCTCATTAAGAACTCTCTTTTCCTTCGTATTGAATCCCATTCATTCACAAGAAACACTCATATTTGTAAAGGCCGAAAGCTCAATGCTGACGTCATCATCGTCGGCGCGGGTGTGGCTGGTTCTGCTCTCGCTTACACACTTGCAAAG GATGGAAGGTGTGTCCATGTTATTGAGAAGGATTTGAGAGTGCCAAACAGAATTAATGGAGAACTCCTCCAGCCCGGAGGGTACATAAAGTTAAAGGAATTAGGGCTAGAAG ACTGTCTGGAGCAAATCGATGCACAACAGGTGCTAGGTTACATTCTCTACAAGGATAGAGAAAATATTAAATTACCTTATCCATTGGAAAACTATCATGCTGATGTGGCTGGTAGGAGCTTTCACAATGGACGATTTATACAAAGGTTGAGAGAAAAAACTACGGCACTCCCATG TGTACAAATGAATGAAGGCACTGTAACTTCTCTTCTTTGGAAGGACAATAAAACTGTTATTGGTGTTCAGTACAAATCTAAAGATGGTAAAGAGCACAAAGCTTATGCTCCCCTCACAATTGTTTGTGATGGCTGTTTCTCAAAGTTGCGTCATTCTCTCTGTCACCCCAAG GTAGAAGTACCTTCTTGTTTTGTCGGTTTAATCCTGGAGAATTGTCAACTCCCATTTGAAAACCATGGCCATGTTATTCTGGCAAATCCTTCCCCAATCTTATTTTATCGTATAAGCAGCACAGAGGTTCGCTGCTTAGTTGATATACCTGGTCAAAAGGTACCTCCTATAGGTAATGGCAAAATGGCCAACTTCTTGAAGACTATGGTGGCTCCTCAG ATTCCAGCTGAACTTCATGATGCTTTCATATCTGCGATTGACACAGAAAATATTAGAATCATGCCTAATGGTTATATGCCAGCTGAACCCATTCCTACTCCTGGAGCTCTTTTAATAGGTGATGCTTTCAACATGCGTCATCCTTTGACTGGTGGAGGAATGACAGTGGCACTATCTGATATTGTTGTGCTGCGTGATCTGCTTAAGCCGCTAACTGACCTAAATGATGTAGATTCATTATGCAAatgtcttggatccttttacatCTTGCGTAAG CCTTTGGCATCTACCATAAATACTTTAGCTGGAGCCCTATATATAGTCTTTTCTGCTTCATCTGATCAAGCTAGTAACGAACTACGCGAAGCTTGTTTTGACTATTTGAGCCTTGGAACTATTTTCTCATCTGGACCAATGAGTTTGCTGTCTGGTCTGAATCCTCACCCACTGAGTTTAGTTCTCCATTTCTTTGCTGTAGCAATCTATGGTGTTGGCCGTTTGTTGTTTCCTTTTCCCTCATTTAGATGCACTTGGATCGGAGCTAGATTAATTTTG TGTGCATTTGGCATAATATTCCCCATCATCAGGGATGAAGGAGTGAGGCAAATGTTCTTTCCAGCGACAGTACCAGAATTTTATAGGAGTCCGTCTGCTCGGTGA
- the LOC107638248 gene encoding squalene monooxygenase isoform X2 has protein sequence MCDLVLRSKCLNHFNFSFTCNNNLILIKNSLFLRIESHSFTRNTHICKGRKLNADVIIVGAGVAGSALAYTLAKDGRCVHVIEKDLRVPNRINGELLQPGGYIKLKELGLEDCLEQIDAQQVLGYILYKDRENIKLPYPLENYHADVAGRSFHNGRFIQRLREKTTALPCVQMNEGTVTSLLWKDNKTVIGVQYKSKDGKEHKAYAPLTIVCDGCFSKLRHSLCHPKVEVPSCFVGLILENCQLPFENHGHVILANPSPILFYRISSTEVRCLVDIPGQKVPPIGNGKMANFLKTMVAPQIPAELHDAFISAIDTENIRIMPNGYMPAEPIPTPGALLIGDAFNMRHPLTGGGMTVALSDIVVLRDLLKPLTDLNDVDSLCKCLGSFYILRKPLASTINTLAGALYIVFSASSDQASNELREACFDYLSLGTIFSSGPMSLLSGLNPHPLSLVLHFFAVAIYGVGRLLFPFPSFRCTWIGARLILG, from the exons ATGTGCGATCTCGTTCTCCGCTCCAAATGCCTCAACCACTTCAATTTCAGTTTCACCTGTAACAACAATCTAATTCTCATTAAGAACTCTCTTTTCCTTCGTATTGAATCCCATTCATTCACAAGAAACACTCATATTTGTAAAGGCCGAAAGCTCAATGCTGACGTCATCATCGTCGGCGCGGGTGTGGCTGGTTCTGCTCTCGCTTACACACTTGCAAAG GATGGAAGGTGTGTCCATGTTATTGAGAAGGATTTGAGAGTGCCAAACAGAATTAATGGAGAACTCCTCCAGCCCGGAGGGTACATAAAGTTAAAGGAATTAGGGCTAGAAG ACTGTCTGGAGCAAATCGATGCACAACAGGTGCTAGGTTACATTCTCTACAAGGATAGAGAAAATATTAAATTACCTTATCCATTGGAAAACTATCATGCTGATGTGGCTGGTAGGAGCTTTCACAATGGACGATTTATACAAAGGTTGAGAGAAAAAACTACGGCACTCCCATG TGTACAAATGAATGAAGGCACTGTAACTTCTCTTCTTTGGAAGGACAATAAAACTGTTATTGGTGTTCAGTACAAATCTAAAGATGGTAAAGAGCACAAAGCTTATGCTCCCCTCACAATTGTTTGTGATGGCTGTTTCTCAAAGTTGCGTCATTCTCTCTGTCACCCCAAG GTAGAAGTACCTTCTTGTTTTGTCGGTTTAATCCTGGAGAATTGTCAACTCCCATTTGAAAACCATGGCCATGTTATTCTGGCAAATCCTTCCCCAATCTTATTTTATCGTATAAGCAGCACAGAGGTTCGCTGCTTAGTTGATATACCTGGTCAAAAGGTACCTCCTATAGGTAATGGCAAAATGGCCAACTTCTTGAAGACTATGGTGGCTCCTCAG ATTCCAGCTGAACTTCATGATGCTTTCATATCTGCGATTGACACAGAAAATATTAGAATCATGCCTAATGGTTATATGCCAGCTGAACCCATTCCTACTCCTGGAGCTCTTTTAATAGGTGATGCTTTCAACATGCGTCATCCTTTGACTGGTGGAGGAATGACAGTGGCACTATCTGATATTGTTGTGCTGCGTGATCTGCTTAAGCCGCTAACTGACCTAAATGATGTAGATTCATTATGCAAatgtcttggatccttttacatCTTGCGTAAG CCTTTGGCATCTACCATAAATACTTTAGCTGGAGCCCTATATATAGTCTTTTCTGCTTCATCTGATCAAGCTAGTAACGAACTACGCGAAGCTTGTTTTGACTATTTGAGCCTTGGAACTATTTTCTCATCTGGACCAATGAGTTTGCTGTCTGGTCTGAATCCTCACCCACTGAGTTTAGTTCTCCATTTCTTTGCTGTAGCAATCTATGGTGTTGGCCGTTTGTTGTTTCCTTTTCCCTCATTTAGATGCACTTGGATCGGAGCTAGATTAATTTTG GGATGA
- the LOC107638247 gene encoding serine/threonine-protein kinase rio2 isoform X1 — protein MKLDVDVLRYLSKDDFRVLTAVELGMRNHEIVPTELIDRIARLKHGGTYKVLKNLLKHKLLHHDSSKYDGFRLTYLGYDYLAIKTMVNKGVFVGVGRQIGVGKESDIFEVVCEDGTVLAMKLHRLGRVSFRAVKSKRDYLRHRSSYNWLYLSRLAALKEFAFMKALETHSFPVPKAVEHNRHCVVMSLVQGYPLVQVKQLQNPETVFETILGIVVRLAEHGLIHCDFNEFNIMIDDDEKITMIDFPQMVSVSHRNAQMYFDRDVECIFKFFRKRFNLSFQESIDDNDDSDEGKDEDGRPCFSEIERSAGFLDKELAASGFSRKDEEDIQRFIEGGAEAETNSDSEVDLVEDLNESILLQDEEHENKGKDESCEAAESGASEREDATDEEENEMENEAELTKSLNKQRRHAIAATRRGRKSLASRNSYKDKGGRSSHNSKLQKQLSGW, from the exons ATGAAGCTCGACGTAGATGTCTTGAGATATCTGTCCAAAGACGATTTTAGGGTTCTCACTGCTGTTGAATTGGGCATGAGGAAT CATGAAATTGTTCCTACTGAACTCATTGATCGAATTGCTCGTCTCAA GCATGGGGGCACGTACAAGGTTTTGAAAAACTTGCTCAAGCATAAGTTGTTGCATCACGACTCTTCTAAAT ATGATGGATTCCGGCTTACATACCTTGGTTATGATTATCTTGCCATTAAAACAATGGTGAACAAAGGAGTGTTTGTGGGTGTTGGTCGCCAGATTGGCGTCGGAAAAGAATCTG ATATATTTGAGGTTGTCTGTGAAGATGGGACTGTTCTAGCTATGAAGTTGCACAGGCTTGGTAGAGTTTCTTTTAGAGCTGTCAAATCAAAGCGTGACTACCTAAGACATCGAAGTAGTTATAACTGGCTGTATTTGTCTCGGCTTGCTGCACTTAAAGAATTTGCTTTCATGAAG GCTTTGGAAACACATTCCTTTCCTGTTCCAAAGGCTGTAGAACATAACAGACACTGTGTAGTCATGTCACTTGTCCAAGGTTATCCTCT TGTTCAGGTGAAGCAATTACAAAATCCAGAGACTGTTTTTGAGACTATTCTTGGAATAGTTGTTAGGCTCGCCGAGCATGGTCTGATTCATTGTGATTTCAATGAATTTAACATCATG attgatgatgatgaaaaaattaCCATGATTGATTTTCCACAAATGGTATCTGTATCACATCGTAATGCACAGAT GTACTTTGACCGTGACGTTGAATGTATCTTTAAGTTTTTCCGAAAGAG GTTCAATCTTTCTTTTCAAGAAAGCATTGATGACAATGATGATTCTGATGAAGGGAAAGATGAAGATGGAAGGCCCTGTTTTTCTGAAATAGAAAGAAGTGCTGGTTTTTTAGACAAGGAACTTGCTGCTAGTGGCTTTAGTAGAAAGGATGAAGAAGATATTCAGAGG TTCATTGAAGGTGGAGCAGAGGCTGAAACAAACTCAGATAGTGAAGTTGACCTAGTGGAAGACCTGAATGAATCAATCCTTCTTCAG GATGAAGAacatgaaaacaaaggaaaagatGAGAGCTGTGAAGCCGCTGAAAGCGGTGCATCTGAAAGGGAAGATGCAACTGACGAG GAAGAAAATGAAATGGAAAACGAAGCAGAACTCACAAAGAGCTTGAACAAGCAGAGACGACATGCCATAGCAGCAACTCGTAGGGGACGAAAGAGCCTCGCATCCAGGAATTCATACAAAGACAAGGGTGGCAGGTCATCTCACAATTCTAAGCTTCAAAAACAGTTGAGCGGTTGGTGA
- the LOC107638247 gene encoding serine/threonine-protein kinase rio2 isoform X2: MVNKGVFVGVGRQIGVGKESDIFEVVCEDGTVLAMKLHRLGRVSFRAVKSKRDYLRHRSSYNWLYLSRLAALKEFAFMKALETHSFPVPKAVEHNRHCVVMSLVQGYPLVQVKQLQNPETVFETILGIVVRLAEHGLIHCDFNEFNIMIDDDEKITMIDFPQMVSVSHRNAQMYFDRDVECIFKFFRKRFNLSFQESIDDNDDSDEGKDEDGRPCFSEIERSAGFLDKELAASGFSRKDEEDIQRFIEGGAEAETNSDSEVDLVEDLNESILLQDEEHENKGKDESCEAAESGASEREDATDEEENEMENEAELTKSLNKQRRHAIAATRRGRKSLASRNSYKDKGGRSSHNSKLQKQLSGW, translated from the exons ATGGTGAACAAAGGAGTGTTTGTGGGTGTTGGTCGCCAGATTGGCGTCGGAAAAGAATCTG ATATATTTGAGGTTGTCTGTGAAGATGGGACTGTTCTAGCTATGAAGTTGCACAGGCTTGGTAGAGTTTCTTTTAGAGCTGTCAAATCAAAGCGTGACTACCTAAGACATCGAAGTAGTTATAACTGGCTGTATTTGTCTCGGCTTGCTGCACTTAAAGAATTTGCTTTCATGAAG GCTTTGGAAACACATTCCTTTCCTGTTCCAAAGGCTGTAGAACATAACAGACACTGTGTAGTCATGTCACTTGTCCAAGGTTATCCTCT TGTTCAGGTGAAGCAATTACAAAATCCAGAGACTGTTTTTGAGACTATTCTTGGAATAGTTGTTAGGCTCGCCGAGCATGGTCTGATTCATTGTGATTTCAATGAATTTAACATCATG attgatgatgatgaaaaaattaCCATGATTGATTTTCCACAAATGGTATCTGTATCACATCGTAATGCACAGAT GTACTTTGACCGTGACGTTGAATGTATCTTTAAGTTTTTCCGAAAGAG GTTCAATCTTTCTTTTCAAGAAAGCATTGATGACAATGATGATTCTGATGAAGGGAAAGATGAAGATGGAAGGCCCTGTTTTTCTGAAATAGAAAGAAGTGCTGGTTTTTTAGACAAGGAACTTGCTGCTAGTGGCTTTAGTAGAAAGGATGAAGAAGATATTCAGAGG TTCATTGAAGGTGGAGCAGAGGCTGAAACAAACTCAGATAGTGAAGTTGACCTAGTGGAAGACCTGAATGAATCAATCCTTCTTCAG GATGAAGAacatgaaaacaaaggaaaagatGAGAGCTGTGAAGCCGCTGAAAGCGGTGCATCTGAAAGGGAAGATGCAACTGACGAG GAAGAAAATGAAATGGAAAACGAAGCAGAACTCACAAAGAGCTTGAACAAGCAGAGACGACATGCCATAGCAGCAACTCGTAGGGGACGAAAGAGCCTCGCATCCAGGAATTCATACAAAGACAAGGGTGGCAGGTCATCTCACAATTCTAAGCTTCAAAAACAGTTGAGCGGTTGGTGA